A genome region from Tolypothrix sp. PCC 7712 includes the following:
- a CDS encoding clan AA aspartic protease → MISGIIKNGRATVNIIFRLPNQPDFSIEFVIDTGFTNFLSLPPAAVAVLGLPFVYDMYVNLANNSNVILPVHQATIIWNGEEREVDVLATGRLPLLGTALLDEYELVIQFTEGGLVTIEEL, encoded by the coding sequence GTGATTTCTGGGATTATTAAAAATGGACGTGCGACTGTCAACATAATATTTAGACTCCCAAATCAACCAGATTTTAGTATTGAATTTGTTATTGATACAGGATTTACAAATTTTCTTTCCCTACCTCCAGCAGCAGTAGCAGTGTTGGGTCTTCCGTTTGTTTATGATATGTATGTAAATTTAGCTAATAATAGTAATGTCATTTTGCCAGTACATCAAGCTACGATTATTTGGAATGGAGAAGAACGGGAAGTAGATGTACTCGCTACTGGAAGATTGCCTCTATTGGGTACTGCTTTACTTGATGAATATGAACTGGTAATTCAGTTTACTGAAGGTGGTTTAGTAACAATTGAAGAGTTGTAG
- a CDS encoding DUF1825 family protein, with translation MGFFDSEIVQQEAKQLFDDYQALIKLGNSYGKFDREGKKLFIEQMEAMMDRYRIFMKRFELSEDFMAQMTMEQMKTQLGQFGVTPQQMFDQMHLTLQRMKAELEKQV, from the coding sequence ATGGGATTCTTTGACTCTGAGATAGTTCAGCAAGAAGCGAAACAGCTGTTTGACGATTATCAAGCACTTATCAAGCTTGGTAATAGCTACGGCAAATTTGACCGTGAAGGTAAAAAGCTGTTTATTGAGCAAATGGAAGCCATGATGGATCGGTATCGCATCTTTATGAAGCGCTTTGAGCTATCAGAAGATTTCATGGCACAAATGACTATGGAGCAGATGAAAACTCAGCTAGGTCAGTTTGGAGTGACACCACAACAAATGTTTGACCAAATGCATCTTACTCTACAACGGATGAAAGCCGAGCTGGAAAAACAAGTATAG
- a CDS encoding NINE protein, protein MLTKRKSRSVAAILAFSGTLTISGLHKFYLGQPVWGILYVLLSWTPIPKVASAIEGVWYLAQDEEAFDRNFNFGKSAIKNSQQVSNQVGAIADALRELDKLRQDGLISEYEFEQKRRQMLDQIS, encoded by the coding sequence ATGTTAACCAAGCGAAAAAGCCGCAGCGTTGCCGCTATTTTAGCTTTTTCTGGCACGCTGACCATTTCAGGATTACATAAGTTTTATCTAGGCCAACCTGTGTGGGGAATATTGTATGTTCTGCTTTCCTGGACTCCTATCCCCAAAGTAGCCAGTGCTATTGAAGGGGTTTGGTATTTGGCTCAAGATGAAGAAGCTTTTGATCGCAATTTTAATTTTGGTAAGTCAGCAATCAAAAATTCACAGCAGGTAAGCAATCAAGTAGGAGCGATCGCAGATGCTTTGCGAGAATTAGATAAGCTGCGCCAAGATGGATTAATTTCGGAGTACGAATTTGAGCAAAAGCGCCGCCAGATGCTAGACCAAATTTCTTGA
- the tyrS gene encoding tyrosine--tRNA ligase: MAQDFAWLRRGVVEIFPQPTDVDSESETLEKRLATTSRPLRVKLGIDPTGADIHLGHSIPVRKLRAFQDAGHTAVLIIGDFTARIGDPTGKSEVRRQLTEAEVAQNAQTYLDQVRPILDFDTPGKLEVRYNSEWLSRLDLGKILELLSTMTVGQMLAKEGFAERYKKENPIFIHEFLYPLMQGYDSVAVEADVELGGTDQKFNIAVGRDLQRHFGQKPQFGLLLPILIGTDGVQKMSKSLGNYVGLSEHPSDKYQKLQGVPDQLLTQYFELLTDLALEKLPANPRDRQLLLAWEVVKQYHGEAAANQAKAAADSGGKKGAIPEFSLAEIPQFPVKLAYLLNVSGLCKSSGEGKRKIQEGGVYLDGDRITNVDTTFAQPDELAQKVLQVGKNKFVRLVP, translated from the coding sequence ATGGCGCAAGATTTTGCTTGGTTGCGTCGTGGTGTTGTGGAAATCTTCCCACAACCAACAGATGTTGACAGCGAAAGTGAAACTTTAGAAAAGCGCTTGGCAACTACAAGCAGACCTTTAAGGGTCAAATTAGGCATTGATCCAACCGGTGCTGATATTCATCTTGGTCATAGCATACCGGTACGAAAACTGCGAGCTTTTCAAGATGCTGGTCATACAGCAGTGCTAATTATTGGTGATTTTACAGCTCGCATTGGCGATCCAACTGGTAAATCTGAGGTACGTCGCCAACTGACAGAAGCAGAGGTAGCGCAGAACGCTCAGACTTATCTTGACCAAGTACGCCCCATATTGGATTTTGACACACCTGGCAAATTAGAGGTACGTTATAACTCCGAATGGCTCTCCCGGCTAGATTTAGGAAAAATTTTAGAATTACTTTCCACAATGACAGTAGGGCAGATGCTAGCCAAGGAAGGATTTGCAGAACGTTATAAAAAAGAGAATCCAATTTTCATTCATGAGTTCCTTTATCCGTTGATGCAGGGATATGATTCTGTGGCGGTTGAGGCTGATGTGGAGTTAGGCGGAACTGATCAAAAATTTAATATTGCTGTGGGGCGAGATTTACAACGCCATTTTGGGCAAAAGCCTCAGTTTGGGCTATTACTACCAATTTTGATTGGTACAGATGGCGTACAGAAAATGTCTAAGTCTTTAGGTAATTATGTAGGGTTATCGGAACACCCATCAGATAAATATCAAAAGTTGCAGGGAGTTCCCGATCAATTACTAACCCAGTATTTTGAGCTACTGACAGATTTAGCTTTAGAGAAATTGCCCGCAAACCCACGCGATCGCCAATTACTTTTAGCATGGGAAGTTGTGAAACAATATCATGGTGAAGCTGCGGCGAATCAGGCGAAAGCAGCTGCCGATAGCGGTGGTAAAAAAGGTGCTATCCCGGAATTCTCTTTGGCTGAAATTCCCCAGTTTCCCGTAAAATTGGCTTATTTGCTCAATGTTAGCGGCCTGTGCAAAAGTAGCGGCGAAGGTAAACGCAAAATTCAAGAAGGTGGGGTTTACCTAGATGGCGATCGCATTACTAATGTTGATACCACTTTTGCCCAACCTGATGAGTTAGCTCAGAAAGTTTTGCAGGTAGGGAAAAACAAGTTTGTGCGCTTAGTACCTTAA
- a CDS encoding tetratricopeptide repeat protein gives MSLIPKLREKSVEQKVDQKNHVQPVEQNYADRHYQRAVQYANQSNWASCVQELREAIKLEPKISDYHALLGVAYFKQNFQGMATVYIRQALKLNPQHPVALKYAAKLNIKEAQPPNPKSAAISVGLASVLSLFTSRSES, from the coding sequence ATGTCCCTAATTCCGAAACTCAGAGAAAAATCAGTGGAACAGAAAGTAGACCAAAAAAATCATGTTCAGCCCGTCGAACAAAACTATGCGGATCGTCACTACCAGCGAGCTGTTCAGTATGCTAACCAAAGCAACTGGGCAAGTTGTGTGCAAGAATTACGTGAGGCCATCAAACTAGAACCAAAAATTAGTGACTATCATGCGTTATTAGGCGTTGCATATTTTAAGCAGAACTTCCAGGGAATGGCAACAGTTTATATTCGCCAAGCATTAAAGCTGAATCCCCAACATCCTGTAGCGTTAAAATATGCTGCCAAGCTGAACATTAAAGAAGCCCAACCACCTAATCCTAAATCAGCAGCAATTTCTGTAGGTCTTGCCTCAGTATTAAGCTTGTTTACTTCACGCTCGGAATCTTGA
- a CDS encoding helix-hairpin-helix domain-containing protein, whose product MKNWLSFNPRLQKLRTQLLNDPYYRLQSGEEIQLAIQLGIHIDANQATVDDWLRLPGFSIHQARSLVELSRSGVKFYCIEDIAAALAIPVQRLQPIKPLLNFAYYDEESLECPAPLINPNLATVEHLAKIPFIDISLAQAVVQNRLAAGPYRSLVDFQQRLALPADAIAQLMYYLRF is encoded by the coding sequence ATGAAAAACTGGCTATCTTTCAACCCCAGGTTACAAAAACTCCGTACCCAGCTCCTCAACGACCCTTACTATAGACTGCAATCTGGGGAAGAAATTCAGCTGGCGATCCAATTGGGGATTCACATTGATGCTAATCAAGCAACTGTAGATGATTGGTTACGCTTACCTGGGTTTTCCATTCATCAGGCGCGATCGCTCGTAGAACTTTCACGTTCCGGTGTTAAATTTTATTGTATAGAAGATATTGCAGCAGCTTTGGCGATTCCTGTGCAGCGATTACAGCCAATCAAGCCACTGCTTAATTTTGCTTACTATGACGAAGAATCTTTAGAATGTCCAGCACCTTTAATTAATCCCAATTTAGCAACAGTTGAACATTTAGCAAAAATACCTTTTATTGATATATCTTTAGCGCAAGCTGTTGTGCAAAATCGTTTAGCTGCTGGCCCTTATCGTAGCTTAGTGGATTTCCAGCAGCGTTTGGCACTACCAGCAGATGCGATCGCCCAATTAATGTATTATCTCAGGTTTTAA
- a CDS encoding transglycosylase domain-containing protein, which translates to MSSRTFEDKEPHTKASSGFEFLKGVGQVAGATLLSITMLTSSIVAGGLVGLAISFRNLPDVRQLRNFFPSETTYIYDLKGKLLASVHGEANREVMPLDKISPNLKRAVLASEDGHFYNHHGINPTGVGRAIVVNSIAGGVKEGGSTITMQLVKNIFLSQKRAFTRKIAEAVLAIRLEQILSKDQILEMYLNQVYWGHNNYGVQTAARSYFNKSSEYLTLGESAMMAGLIQAPEEFSPFVSMKLAKQKQKEVLGRMLDLNWISQQEYDDALKQEIKLGKIRSFQGSALPYVTNTVSQELAKKFGREALLKGGMRVQTTVDAEFQKMAEQTVATWHERLQGEGLSKNQMALVAIDPRTHFVKALVGGVDAKTSEFNRATQAQRQPGSSFKPFVYYTAFASGKFAPDTTVVDAPVSYRDGNGWYYPRNYDGGFSGAMSIRTALAQSRNIPVIKVGKSVGMNKVIETCRTLGIMSPMEPVTSLPLGAIGVTPLEMASAYATFANYGWQSPPTVIARVTDSSGNVLLDNTPKPQLVLDPWASAAIINVMQSVITDGTGKNAAIGRPAAGKTGTTSSEKDIWFVGTVPQLTTAVWVGRDDNRQLAHGATGGVMVAPIWRDFMQKALKDVPVESFKSPSQFPRPKSNERE; encoded by the coding sequence GTGTCGTCTAGGACTTTTGAAGACAAGGAGCCACACACTAAGGCTTCATCAGGTTTTGAGTTTTTGAAAGGAGTAGGTCAGGTAGCTGGCGCAACTCTATTATCAATCACGATGCTGACAAGTTCAATTGTGGCGGGGGGATTGGTGGGCTTGGCTATTAGTTTCCGTAACTTGCCAGATGTGAGGCAACTACGTAACTTTTTTCCTTCAGAAACTACTTATATTTATGATCTTAAAGGCAAGCTGTTAGCTAGTGTTCATGGCGAAGCTAACCGCGAAGTGATGCCCTTAGATAAAATTTCTCCCAATTTAAAACGGGCTGTATTAGCCAGTGAAGATGGTCATTTTTACAACCACCACGGTATTAACCCTACAGGTGTAGGGCGTGCGATCGTGGTTAACTCAATTGCTGGTGGAGTTAAAGAAGGTGGCTCTACCATCACCATGCAGTTGGTGAAAAATATATTTTTGTCTCAAAAGCGTGCCTTTACCCGCAAAATCGCAGAAGCAGTTCTGGCAATCCGCTTAGAGCAAATTCTTTCTAAAGACCAAATATTAGAAATGTACCTCAATCAAGTGTATTGGGGTCATAACAACTATGGAGTACAAACTGCAGCACGCAGTTACTTTAACAAATCCTCAGAATATTTAACTTTGGGCGAATCGGCGATGATGGCTGGTTTAATTCAAGCACCAGAGGAGTTTAGCCCTTTTGTCAGCATGAAGTTGGCAAAACAAAAACAAAAAGAAGTTTTAGGGCGGATGCTGGACTTGAATTGGATTAGCCAGCAAGAGTACGATGATGCTCTCAAGCAAGAAATTAAATTAGGTAAAATTAGGTCATTTCAAGGTAGTGCATTACCTTATGTCACTAATACTGTATCTCAGGAGTTAGCGAAGAAGTTTGGGCGAGAAGCATTGTTGAAAGGCGGTATGCGTGTCCAAACTACAGTTGATGCCGAATTCCAAAAAATGGCAGAGCAAACTGTCGCTACCTGGCATGAAAGGCTCCAAGGCGAAGGCTTATCTAAAAATCAAATGGCTTTGGTAGCAATCGACCCCCGCACGCATTTTGTCAAAGCTTTGGTAGGTGGTGTAGACGCTAAAACCAGCGAATTTAACCGTGCTACCCAAGCGCAACGTCAGCCTGGATCTTCTTTTAAGCCATTTGTATACTACACAGCTTTTGCTTCTGGAAAATTTGCACCAGACACAACGGTGGTAGACGCTCCAGTTAGCTATCGAGATGGTAATGGTTGGTACTATCCCAGAAACTATGATGGTGGGTTTTCTGGGGCCATGTCAATTCGCACAGCCCTAGCCCAATCGCGTAATATCCCTGTCATTAAGGTTGGTAAGTCAGTGGGGATGAATAAAGTCATCGAAACTTGCCGTACCTTAGGAATTATGAGTCCAATGGAGCCAGTAACTTCTTTACCTCTAGGTGCGATTGGCGTGACACCATTAGAAATGGCTAGTGCCTATGCCACCTTTGCTAATTATGGTTGGCAGTCACCACCCACAGTCATTGCCCGTGTTACAGATAGTAGCGGAAACGTTTTATTAGATAATACACCCAAGCCCCAGCTAGTTTTAGATCCTTGGGCATCGGCAGCAATTATCAATGTTATGCAATCGGTAATTACTGATGGTACTGGTAAAAATGCTGCTATAGGTCGCCCTGCTGCAGGTAAAACGGGTACAACATCCTCAGAAAAGGATATTTGGTTTGTAGGTACGGTACCCCAGTTAACAACTGCTGTCTGGGTTGGTAGAGACGACAATAGACAATTAGCCCACGGTGCTACAGGTGGGGTGATGGTAGCCCCCATCTGGCGTGACTTTATGCAAAAGGCTTTAAAGGATGTACCAGTAGAAAGCTTTAAATCGCCCTCTCAGTTTCCTCGTCCGAAATCGAATGAGCGAGAATAG
- the lepB gene encoding signal peptidase I, translating into MTPHESEAKDSPASSKIWRSWQENLTLVAIALCLAFLIRTFIAEPRFIPSDSMLPTLHTGDRLVVEKISYKFHPPKTGDIIVFQPPEELQRRGYPQDQAFIKRVIGEPGEVVSVAHGKVYLNGQALQEDYIAEPPNNPYPPQVVPEGEFFVMGDNRNDSNDSRYWGFLPRKNIIGRATFRFWPLDRFGFI; encoded by the coding sequence ATGACTCCTCACGAAAGTGAAGCAAAAGATAGCCCAGCGTCATCTAAAATATGGCGTAGTTGGCAGGAAAATCTAACTCTAGTTGCGATCGCGTTATGTTTGGCATTTCTTATCCGAACTTTTATTGCCGAACCGCGTTTTATCCCTTCGGATTCTATGTTACCCACCTTACACACAGGCGATCGCCTGGTTGTGGAAAAAATATCTTATAAATTTCATCCGCCTAAAACTGGTGATATTATTGTTTTTCAGCCACCAGAAGAACTGCAACGCCGGGGATATCCTCAAGACCAAGCTTTTATCAAGCGGGTGATTGGTGAACCGGGAGAGGTTGTGAGTGTTGCTCATGGTAAAGTTTATCTCAACGGTCAAGCTTTGCAAGAAGACTATATTGCTGAACCACCAAATAATCCTTACCCGCCACAAGTAGTTCCAGAAGGCGAATTTTTTGTCATGGGTGATAATCGTAACGATAGTAATGACTCTCGTTACTGGGGTTTTTTACCCAGAAAAAATATTATTGGTCGAGCCACATTCCGTTTTTGGCCCCTCGACCGCTTTGGGTTTATTTAA